The genomic region ACACGTGCAGTAAGCACGTTGGCTACAGATTCAAGACTTATAAGACCACTTTACGACCCGTTTCTCTTCGAAACGTCCAACGAAGGTTGCTTTTTCCAAGTCGTATTATTATTGAATGGCAAGAAGTATCGATATGGTTATGTAGTGAATAAGCTCGATAATGCATCAGGAAATGCTGATTTTAACGGTGTTAAAATAGAAAGCGAGTGGCTCTATGGCAACATAGATAAAAACATGAAACGCCTGTTTTTGCGTGTAGGCAACGAGGTGAAGGAGAACAATCTTCCCACTTCAGAGGGAATGGTTATACCCACCAAGCTGCCCTATCCGCACACATTGTTCCTCGTTCACGCCACTGCTTTCGATGCAAAGGGTATCCCTGAGCAAATAGTTAGCTACTTAAAACGTCGTATAATCGGCAATATTGTATATAAAGAAATGTTCAGAGGAGTTTCAATAAATGCGATAAAAGAATCAACACCATTGTTTCTTTCCTTTCTGAAACGATTCAATATGAAATACGATGACATTGAATTGATAGACGATGAAAGTTATGCTGATGTTCAGTATTTGGGCTTTCCATCGAACAAAGTGTTGTTGAAAAGAACTACTCACAATGGCAATAATAAGACGTTGTCAATGAATCTTGAGTACAGAGAGTCGGCAGGGAATAAGAAAATCTTCGATTTGGCAGGGCTACTTCTTGTGGCATTCATTTCGGAAGACGATCCATTCTTACTTATTATCGACGAGATAGACAGTAATTTCCACCCTTCCTTGCTCATCAAATTGATAAAAATGTTCAACGATCCTAAGATAAATAAAAACAATTCGCAGCTGTTGTTCACCAGCCACGATACCAATTTGATGTCTCCCTCCATTATGCGTCGCGACCAATTCTACTTTGCCGAGAAGCAGGAAGATGAATCTACGCGACTCTATTCGTTAGCCGATTTGCGCGGAATACGCAACGATGCCGACTTCGCAAAGCAGTATCTTGCAGGCTATTACGGAGCTTTACCTGTGTTAAACGACTATACCGAGGCGGAGGAAAACGAGAATGGAAAACAATAAACAACCGTGGGAGCTGCGTTCGGACGACGTTCGCAAAGAAGATAAGCTTGCTACTTTCATCATCTTTACCGAAGACAAAACGTCTGAAAGGTTATATTTCGAATCGTTTCAGACAAGTAACTTGAAAATCAATGTAGTAGAAAATCAAAAGAGTAAAATGGAAAATGTCTTCAGGGCAATAAAGTATTGCGAACAGAAGAAGGCTTTCGACAAAGGAATACATGTGTGGTGCGTGTTTGATAGAGACTTTAACGGCAATCCAGGAATACTCGATAAAGCTGAAATATCGTTTGATGAATCGCCACATACAGCCAAAAGGAATAACATAAAAGTAGCGTGGAGCAACGATAGTTTCGAGCTTTGGATACTGCTACACTATGAAGATGTAGACCCAAAAGAACCCTTACTGCGCAGTAAATACTATGAACGACTGACCGAAATTCTGAAAGCAGATACAAAAATAAATAGTGATTTTTGTGTAGCGATAGGAAATGGAACCTTTAACTATTACGACGATATTAAGAGTTTGAACCCCTTTAAAAATTACATTTTGCCCATACTGCAAGACAAAACACGCCGGACAGCAGCAATAGAACGTGCAGAAAAATTAGAAAACCACCACACAACCCACACCGACAAGCCCCACGAAATGTGCCCATGCACCATGGTTCACCATTTAGTGAAAGAACTTTTGGATAATCAATAGTACTTTTCGGCAGAATCGGTATATATTTAATAACAATAACGACATAATCATGAGTAGATTAAATGATGAAAAAAATATTATTTTTATTACTGTTGCCAACATTGCTCAATGTTGTATATGGCTGCAAAGGCGGAGGAATACTTAATGCAAATGCAAATATGGAAAAAACGTATAATGGATATGAATTGAAGTTCATTGCATTTAAGGTGTATAACGCTGGTCTTGTTTCTGAGAAGAGCAAGGATTTATTAAATCTTTTCAAAGATATGCGTATGACTATCATCAGAGATACGCTTATAATTAACGGTGACAATAAGATCGTTTTTAGTGTTCAGCAGGCAGATTCCAA from Prevotella nigrescens harbors:
- a CDS encoding AAA family ATPase, which produces MIIEFSVKNYRSIRDLQTISFKATGLKSPAGSDIDADNIVKSNGVSLLKTVGLYGANASGKSNMLMALSYFTRAVSTLATDSRLIRPLYDPFLFETSNEGCFFQVVLLLNGKKYRYGYVVNKLDNASGNADFNGVKIESEWLYGNIDKNMKRLFLRVGNEVKENNLPTSEGMVIPTKLPYPHTLFLVHATAFDAKGIPEQIVSYLKRRIIGNIVYKEMFRGVSINAIKESTPLFLSFLKRFNMKYDDIELIDDESYADVQYLGFPSNKVLLKRTTHNGNNKTLSMNLEYRESAGNKKIFDLAGLLLVAFISEDDPFLLIIDEIDSNFHPSLLIKLIKMFNDPKINKNNSQLLFTSHDTNLMSPSIMRRDQFYFAEKQEDESTRLYSLADLRGIRNDADFAKQYLAGYYGALPVLNDYTEAEENENGKQ
- a CDS encoding RloB family protein, with amino-acid sequence MENNKQPWELRSDDVRKEDKLATFIIFTEDKTSERLYFESFQTSNLKINVVENQKSKMENVFRAIKYCEQKKAFDKGIHVWCVFDRDFNGNPGILDKAEISFDESPHTAKRNNIKVAWSNDSFELWILLHYEDVDPKEPLLRSKYYERLTEILKADTKINSDFCVAIGNGTFNYYDDIKSLNPFKNYILPILQDKTRRTAAIERAEKLENHHTTHTDKPHEMCPCTMVHHLVKELLDNQ